From Rhododendron vialii isolate Sample 1 chromosome 7a, ASM3025357v1:
TACCTTCAGTACCATGTGAGGATAGATGAGTGTGGCCTCACACTCCCTCTGGTAATTATTCTACTAAATCCAGTTACCGCGCTCTTTATGACCAGAGGAAGGCTCTTTCCAACGACCCAGGTAGACAACCCCATCTGCACAAAGGGACTAATATATGGAAAACTTTGTGGCACTTAGATCTCCTTGAATGCCTCAAAATTTTCCTTTGGAAGTGTGTACGAGGTATCTTGCTGGTAAAACTCAATCTTTGCTCTCGCCTTCGTCAGATTCCCCCAACCTGTGCATTATGCCTCTTGGACGACGAAAGCCTGGACCATCTCTTTCTTTGCTGCCCGAGTACTCAACCAATTTGGGTTAATCCTCCCTTCCCGTTTCCTTCCCAACCGTCATGCTTCCAAAACTGGTTAATGGATGGGATTATCTGCCTAACTGCTTCCCCTCACGACAAGGACCATTTTTTCGCATTCATCGCTACGTTTTGGGCTATATGGAAATCTAGGAATGCAACCATTTTTTCGGGTGCACCGTTTACGACCGGAACCGCTCAAGCTTTGACATTTGATAATGCTCTCTGGTTTAAACGGTCGTCTCTCTGGAATGCTCAAACGTTGTGTCGCTGCACTCCACCATCCACCAAGAACCTACCATCTCTATCACTTGTTGCCAAGCCTTACCCGTCGTTCATCCTCTTTGACCAGCGTGTTGCTCATATTACAGTCGATGGGGCATGGAAAGAGGATTATAGGAAAAGTGGCTTGGGTTTTTATGCTTCTGATCTGAATGGCCGTCTTATACAACAGTGTTCCATGTCTTGCTGCAGTTCAACCCCGCTCCAAACCAAACTTATGGCCATGCTTCTGGCCGTTTCATGGGCTCTACACTTCCAATTTAATGTTCTTGTCATTTATTCTGATTGCTTAAATGTCATTTTGTAGTTAGCGGGCCGGTCTGAACCTCATTATGCAGATGTTTTTTTGTTGCGCAACCTTCGGCAGGAGCTCTCGAAGCTCTCTTGTTGCAGGTTAACCAAGGTTGATCACAGAGACGCGCACCAGGTCCACTGCTTAGCCAAACAGGAGTTGTTGTCCCCTTCAGCGTCTCCAGTCCCACGGGGAATCCCTTTTTGGACGGAGCTACTGTCAGGCAATACTTTTTGTTTACCTAGCTCCTTTCGCTTATTGTATATTTTGTTGTTCCCCTGTGcgtttttattttggtttgtaaaCTGTTATGTAAACTGTTATCCTTTATCAAATGCATTTTTATcgtgttccaaaaaaaaaagtcctgtCAACTTCCTTTGGCTTTTTCTCCCTTCAACCTCTTACATTGAACGTCACAACCTTGCCAATCATAAATGAAGCACAAATCTCCCGGCAATTGATCCCCGCATAATTTGGGCACAGTCTCCATTATTTCATGACCACCAATGCTACCACCATTAGTCTCTGCACGTGAGGGAGGATGTCAGTTAAGAAATACCATCTTACATTGATTAATTTGCTGTAGAATGATTGATTGCTAAATGTAACGTTGGAATCTACCTAATAGCTTAaattttgagggttttttttttttttttaaagtgagaagattgtattgataaacgcccAGCGGCACTTATaaaacggagatcattacaaaaaatttggacaaagccaaactaatcatctaacaaacacaaaacaagtGAATCACAGGCAATCAATGTCTTCCATCCTAACCAAGACATAATCTAACGCAACGACACTTTTAAACTACTTaaacatctaattaggagtctcaaacgagaaaaagtgtaaagttaaggacaaaagacatCAAATACCCAGACGATTAAATGCACTCCACCCAAGTATGAATgcaccaatgaactcccaagaactACAGATTTGCCAAGCCGCAACGAGTTGCCTCGCCAAAGACATCGTGTAGGGATAGAGTGCTGAAGCACAGATATCGTTGTGAAGCAATCTCGATTGAGAGAACCCGATATGTAAATAAAATTTgtccaaagacgaaactaataaACTCTCAttgaacgagagacaaaactctcacagatcaaAGGACAAGTCGTTGATCTAAAGAGacggaaggaaaaaaaaaaaaaagacaaagaaaggGAGTCCGTAGTACCATGGCCTCCCCCTCTCGCCGCTGCACACGGGTATGAAACCCAcgggggggaggggaagggagaagaggaGATGTGGTGGttggggttgagagagagataggccGCACACGGCTAAGCTTAAACTTTTGAGTTGAATAGAAAGTTTTCACAATGACCTTTGGTATAGTTTTCTTTCGATGTTgaagaatagaaaaaaaaaatttaattcaattAACTTGTACCAATGAAGCAAATCTGCCAAATAAGTGCATTTTGAGGTTGAGTTCTGTTaagatttttgagttttttttcttattttacccttattcaaatattttttttacatttgttagttttgagccaaacttttgtggattaatgatttgtcttgtcaagatGAATCGGAAAAGCTAAAAGTTATgccttttacctaaatattttttaaaatatccaagataaagcctaagccttttacaagaaaattttttatataaggattaaacaagaaaaattctaaaatttccGAAAAGCCCTTAGCGGAAGCATGCATGCACATGCGGGGAAGTTTGGAATTCCCCAAAAGGATAAAACCACTTAAATGTTTGATCGTGCGAATACCAGTATGCATGTTTGCTCTACAAGTTGGTCCGAACATTATCAGCGTTATAGAAAAGTAAATTACGAGTTAAAatttatactaatatatatCAATGCCAAGATCAACACAAATTTCCCCCCGTATACGTACGTACCTAGTTAAGACACAACTACACAAGATACTGCTACAAATTATTCAAAAGGATTTCCTAAaaaatgcatgcatgcatgagaACTTAGAATCACCTGTAGAAATGAAAAGCACGAGCACAAGCACAAATACAAGGTTAAAAGGGGAGAGGTTCTTCATGTTGGATCTGTTGATCAGTTTTGTGTGTCCTCAAGATTTTCTTGTCAATATATATAGGcttttattggttttttattttattttttttggaacccagGCTTATTGGTTTTTGCCAAATTAAGGTTGGACAAAATAAATGTTTCTAGAGGATTACTGTAATCAGATTTTATATCAACTTTGGAGATTTCATTCCAAAGTTATCAGATTTAAAATCTTTCGtaatttaattttcttcaaATATACTAATTAATGCTTttgaacaaaaaggaaaaacaagttTTGACAGCTGGTAGGAATTAAGGTTCGACAAATTTTGTTTAGTAGACTTGACATCTTTTCTTGAATACTATATGAGAAAGAGATGCAAATATTTGACTTTTATATATCCCAATTTGCTTGTCCAATTGACTTTTAAATGGGTAAAATTTCCTCTTTGTCCTTACTTATTTGAAATAaagtaacttttcaaaaaagttgaGGAGTAtttaatgttgaaaaataaaatactttttggTGTAATTATTATGTTCCTTAAATAATAGATTCTCAATATTTGATGTAATTATTATGTTTCCTAAATAAGTTAGATTCTCAATATTGGATAAATAAATTGGGATGGAATGAGTAATCTACAACTACGTACACCCACATTCAGTCCCCCTGCGACATGGATAGGTGGTGTTGGATGGAGGACTCCCTCCACCACACACTTTTATGTGAAACCCACACTTATATGGAACATACCCACATTTGTGTGGTGGGGAGAGCCCTTAGGCCCTAGGATATGGACAGGTGGTGTTCGAGGACTCCCTCCACCACACTTTTGTGTGAAGCCCACACTTATATGGAACCTACCCACATTTGTGCGGTGGGGAGAGCCCTTGGGACATCACATGTACATGCCCCAGTCGCACTCGCACTGATTAAATTTTCCACACGCTCTTACACCACCAAGgctccattcttgtaaacttaattttcttcttcgttttaTGTGTGTTgttcgtcttttctgaatttttgttagatttgcgtgatattttttgaattaatcatccgtctcaaTGAGAAGAGTCTAAAAGTAAAAATGatgacaaaaagcaaaaaaaaaaatcattaaaaacagaaaaagtatcaaacagatGTCGTATTTGTCTAAAGTActgtcttatttgaattttttcaaccttggttcatatttttatattttttcgatttgtctCATCAAGAGGAATTATTGACCTCAAAAATTACAACGAtaaactaaataaaaagttacgaaaagtaaaaaataccaaaataagttttagacttataaatttacaagaacgGAACTATAGTGTTCCACACACACTACtccaaaattagaaaaaaggATGAGGAGGGAACAAAAGAACCTAATTGTTCAAGTAAATTGTGGGGATCGCGAGACAAGAGGTAATTGGGGTTGATAAATCTTTCGCTGGAGTGTGGTGATTGAATTTGGTTTCCAATGTGGTGATTGTAGTGAAGTTATGGGTAAAAGATTTAGGTGAAAAAAACATGGTGGGCTCATGattgttcttattaaaaaaaaattgtgatagTTACTTTtgcgccaattttttttaaattattgattcgtctcgacgagaagaatcgaaaaaataaaaaaaattcaattgttttttacctctttttgctgaaaagtaattatttgactttttttttgctaaaaaatatttttttattttttcgattcgtcaCGACGAGActaatagaaaaagtaaaatgtcatgaaaaaaatttaatcaaagccaaaattaaaaaaaaaacaaattcctaAAAATGCTTTTAAAACAACACCTTAATGTGATTTTATCCTATGCGATACGTGTCAAAACAGTAATttcaattaataaaaatatgataacGTAATGCAATGCaattaaaattaatttgaagGAAACATATATTTACGCCGCCGGCTTAAAGGATTTATTCACTAGTCAAAGGAGTCCTTTGTTATCGTTGTCTACTCTACGCTTTTGAAATGAACTTGAAGCTCCACTCCGGCGCCCTGAGCTCCTCCCGCGTCCGGCACGAATTCCCGGCGAATAGAACCCTCCTAGTTTCTGCCAAAATCAAAGAGCCGGAGGCAATTCTTCGCCGCCGTCTCGCGCTGAGGAAAGCGGACAGAGAGCTATCGAGAGGAAACTACAAGACAGCGCTCACTTTGGTCAAGCAGTTGCAGGGAAAGCCTGGTGGCCTCCGTGGGTTTGGTGCCGCAAAGCAGGTCTTTAACCCTCCCTCTCTTAAATTCCCGTCTTGCTGTTTGGCTGCCTAGAAGAAtgtaggaaaagaaaacaaagttacaagttttgtCTTGGTTCGCGGTGTATTTAGTCATCAATTTCCAATTTTCTGGGCTGGGGTACCGAATAGAGCATTGGCGTAttagtggaaaagaaaataaagttatAAGTTTTGTCTAGATGTAGTGGAAGTTAAATTAGTGGAGATTTATTTATCTGCTTGAAGATTGTTTGGGGGCATCTTCTGTTGgttagcttgatatacattgttgggtcCGTTTCCTAATAGTTAAAGCTTTTGGGACAACCAGtaatttaacatggtatcagaactCCAGGTGCGAGAGGgtttgggttcaagtctctcgaGTTGCATTTGTTCTCCATTTGTATTATGTTTCTGGCCTTTGCATTCTTTTGTACTAAGTATATCACATCTCCGAATGCAAGACGGGGTTGTACATGAGAGGGTGTTAGATAGTTGATGGTATTTACTTGACATCTTCACCATAACCCTCATCACACTGAAATTTGAGGGGAAAAGGCGAAAGATGAGCTCCAATCATTTCAGAGGAGGATATCAAACTGAGGGAGACCTTAATTTTATCTCATCAAATCTAGGATAGGGCAAGTTTTTTCACCAAATCGGGTGAAAGAAGTTTTTTCAGGGTAAGCTTTCTTTAtgatgttattttttgaaactcTTGATGTAGTAAGGATTAGAGTTTTTTCATCAAAATGGTAAACTgagttttttgaagaatttgggcatttttttttttttaactatttgaTGAGGAACAGCATGGTGGTTCATATCCAATTAAGCTTTTAACCAAAGTTATAACCAAATTTGATAAAAGAGAGAGTAAGGTTTGGAGATGGACTTATGTGaagaaattttgttttgctattAAAAGCAAATCCATTCTCTAGATAAAataggggatttttttttttccagaattttGGGAAGGTGATAGTAGGCCATTACACTTTGTAGAAACCAGAAAAAGGAAATTAGAGAAAATGGGTTAATGTGTAAGAATTTGACATGCAGTTGTGTAAAATTAGTACAAAGCAGTGGTCTGAAGTACCAAGCAGGAAGTAATGGTTTTACTACTTTATAGTTTATTCATTCAATTTGTTCATGTAGCTCAACTAAATGTAGCTAAATTCAGATCCTTGTTTTCTTGTGACTCCATATCCTATCCTCTCCTCCTCTTCCCTACTTGGAAGTTCCCATAGGGTCGTTGAAATGTTGCTATGTTATTTTAGCAAGTATGCTAATTCCATTTATGATATTCTCTGCATAACTTGTCTTAAAGATGCTAAAAACTACAGTCTGTAGGTTCCTCGGAGAATCTCATCCTTGAATCAGTTAAAGCCCGGTGGAATAGACACATCATCTCCTCAATATTTAGTTGATTCAATTCTGGATTCCATTAAACGCAGTACTGAGTTTCAACTATCAGAAGAGGTTTGCACTTTGCTTTGCACATTGTAGTCCCCGCTTTGTGAACTTCAATTCGCCAgttagaattttcaaaattttgcatttatGATGGCAGAATTATCTACATTGTcgaaatttttgttctttatatgtatatgtaaatgtatatacatgtatacatATACACAAGGTCACAAGTATATAAATTGGTGGAAACTTAATAAAAATTCTAAAGAGCGATAGGATATCCTAACTTGATATTCTGTTGATTAACCCTGGGTACGAAGAGCTTTCGCTTTGAGAGCCAATCAAACATACTTGTAGCAAGAACTACTACTCACAGTAACACCTTGCTTTGACAGTGGTtcaaataaagggaaaaaaatttagattcgTAGCCAATGTTTCTTGTTTTAATAACTCCGTTCGTTACAATTTGTATCCTTTTTTACTATTTCTAGACATCTTGAAATCGTCAGTAGTTTGTAAAGCATTTCTTGTCTTCAAGAACTAATTAAAAGATATTCTAGGTAGTGGAAGGAAAACTTGATTTTTATCATGCATCAACATTTTTGGTTGCCATTATCAAAAGGGCGCGATTGTTAAAAAGGGACGCATAAATTcatactccctttgtcccacTTTAAATATCCCCTACAGGAATCCGTGCATTTTcaaattgcaaaaaaatatttctatatatttttttattttttacaccaaattaagaTGGAGTATGCTTTTAGTATTTTTATCAGATAACTGTTGATGTCACAGTTTGATTCCGATTGACGTGACTGTAGAAAAGCTGACCCTTGACCCTGTTGCTGCTCCGATTTGCTCTGTGGTCCGGTTTATAGTACATTGCTTTGCAATTACTTTCTTTTAAGTGGAACAAACTTCTTTCACTGGCAATTTGTTCTGTTTGTCTGACTTTGAAGCCATTCACAGACTGATATTTTCGTTTTGACTCATGCGTATCCGTAGATGTTGAATGATTGTGATGTACGTTTTGTTAGATCTCTGTAGTAAGATGGCTCGTTTTTCTAATTAGGTCTCGGCATCAGAGCTGGAGAGTTTGACACATGAATCTGTCATTGAAGATCATTTAATGTGTACACAAGTAAGCCATCCCATTCTCCATTTCTTATAACTCCAATTTGGCCAAAGAAGGTACATATTTATTGTGCGATGAATTGTGGGCCTTATCGGGGACAAGTCTCTCCAAATATTTAAGAATGTGCTAAAAGGGGTGACATTAATAGGTTTATATTGAAAAGCCATGGAACTCTTTGGGTACCTGTTGATTCATAGAGAACTAGAACCTTGACAGTCACAATTTTATAACAATAATTATGCAGATGGGAAACATAAAATCTAGCGTCGTAATGAAGTAAGAAATGGGTGCCACTATTTTCTGTTGTGCACGTAAACGACTGCTTCCTCAAGCTTGTTTGCGGCTTTGCGCTATCTAGTCTGGGACATAATACTATTTTGTGGGACATGTACCACAGGGGCTGGGACTCTTTTGCGATTGGAGATTGACTTtagaatttggaaaagaatagAATCTTAAGTCAAGTAAGAAATATGCTCAAAacatttggtttttgtttttaattaattCCTTATTCAAAAATGTAAGATTCATATGTTTCCAAGTGGTGCACAGTGTACACACATCAGCCACTAGCTGAAAGTGTTTCCATCTCCAAAAGAACTTGATAAAAAGTTAGATTAGCCTAGTGTCGTCGAGGAGTATCTGGAAAACGAGATGTCTGACATGGACACACCACCTTCACTGAAGTGTGTCTGCTTCTTAGCACGTTGGGTTCATAATTTCCTTCATTTGACCCAGGCTGTACCtgtttccaaatttcaattagGTTTCCGTCGTTTGAGTGTCTGTAGGTTCACTGGTTCTTTCCTGACCACCCATGTCGTGTCGCTTGATTTTGTAATTGCCTCACAACCTTTGGTTTATATGGCCATCATAGATGTGTTACGGATAACATTTTATGAGCTAAAGAAACTTCTATTTTGTGCAGCATGAAGCTGGTCATTTTGTGGTTGGCTACTTGCTTGGTGCTCTACCAAAAAGATACGTTGTTTCTAAAATGGAAGCTTTGATGCAAAATGAATTTGTAGGAGGAGGGGTTGAATTTATGGGATTTGAGTTTCTCAGAGAAGTAAGTGTCTGTTGTCATTTACTTTGCTTATCCCTTGCACCGAAAATCATAGTAAATGGTTAAACATTTCTCAATCCATTAGCCTTAGTTTTTCTACTTTCGTAGACTCTGCTGTTTGGATGACCTTCCATTGCAAAACTGGCACTACCTTCATTTTTGTCAATATTTTGTCTCTCTTTTGCATCACGTACTTAGTTTCAAGTTCTCTTGATTCCTGGTGTATTGTGACTTGAATTGAGCTTCTGAATTAGAATTCAGATGAAGTTTGAAAGGTTCATGGAGTTGAAGTAGTTGTTAAGCATTTACAATTTGGTTTTCCAAAATATTAAGGACGAAAAGAAATGGACAACAAGCTTGAGCTAGGCACTTGCATTTTGTCATGGTTTGGTTCATGCATTCTTGATGTCGGTTTAAATTCTGGGGAACTGTTGAATTGATGTTAATAGTTTTTAGACACTCCAAAAACCTTGTCTGCCTAATTTTGAACAAAGGTTAGTACAGTATTTTCATTCAATGCAGGTTGATACTGGGGGAATATTACAGATGAACCTGTCCAGACAAAAACCAAGTGATGGAGTAAGACTTCTTTTCCCTGTTCATGTTCAATGTATGTAGTATAAATGAGGGTTGGCATTAACTGTACTTGTTTACCCAATGGGTCATCTAGGAGGGTATAATAGGAACATATGTGTCGTGCTATATACAGTCAACCGAATCCCAGGGTATCATAAGCTTTATCATTTGATTGAGTTAAATATGTATCCACATAACACAGTTTCCATCACTAGATTGTCTGGTATATGTATACAACCTTGAAGGCACGCCATATTTCTACTAAAGTGCCAATTTTGGTTTATTAACAGAACTTATAAGCAAGTTCAACTTATCGTGAATTCCTTTGTCTCTTACAATTTTGGGTTTTGTGCGAATTGTGTGAGCTGCATTGGGAAAAAGAGTAAAGATACTAATGTCCTGCATGTTCTCATAACATGAGCCTGAAACCAACTTTTTCACCACATCTTGATTTAAAATCTTTGCTACTTAATTTGAATTCTagtagaaatattttgaaataaaacaaCTGGACATTGTAATTTGGTAAATTATAACCCAAAGTTGCTTCCTTAATTGGAAAACATACACAGACATGAAATTAAGAGGCTCTCTTCTAATGCAAGCTCTCTCTTTATCTATCGATTGCTAGCAAAACAAGGCATGAAAACAGTCCAAGACATCCCAATATTATGAAGCCTGTCTACCCATCTTAAACCATCTATGTTTCTTGTTAGAAAGCAAATATAACATTTGAGTTGCCAGATAATTTGATACCTGGGGTTAATCGGTCACttttttgtctgttttttttttttccccaatctATTTATATAGTCATGAGTTTCTTAGAACCTTAAATGGTGCTGTATTTCTATTGAGAGGACATCTCAATTCGGTTTTGTTTCAGTGAGCTTGAAGTCAAAATGCACCTTTGCAGCAGCTCTGAATGTCACAAAAGAAAGCGTATATCGGTATTATGGAAAATGAAACACTCCAACTGATAAACAagcaaaacaaatcaaaaataccaaaattgcACAGCAGTGGCTTCAATGGAACACTTTTCACCTACAGACAGAAAGGCAGTGACAGATGAAAAGTGTTCCATTTAGTCCCAACGCAGAATGGAAATTTCAAACTTCTTAACCTCTACTCCAAATGATTTAGATGGGTGTTTTCCCAACACTAAACTTTTGTCTCCATTTTTCTTTACTGCAAGGAAATGATGGAAAACCATTAAGACTTTTCACGTCTCGCAAAGGAGACAACTGACAACCAACACCTAAAATCCACTTGGGGGAGTTAAGTTTAGAAACAGGCCCGAATACCCTGGTGGGCCTAAAGATCTCATATAATTGTGTGCGCTAAATTTTGAAGATGGTAGGCCTGAAAGAAATATTGCCACTGTGGTGTTCATCCAGGAAATTGGCCACATGGCCCCTTATTATACGTTGGGAATACGGTCACATGGTTCCCGCTGCATCAGAGAGCTTCCCCTAAGTACGGGAATACATGCTTTTGTCTTCATCAAGCAGGACATGCCCATGAAATCAGGCTACCTTTTAATTCATCAATTCCATACAACCTGTGTTGTCATGAAACAATTAACAATGGCAGAAAAAGAATTTAATATAATGGTCATTCCTTATGCTAGGCTTGAGTAGGCTTTCAATGTTGACAGACACAAGATGGTCCTCAAACCCTTTCGAAGCCTCCACATCTATTTCTCCCGCACATCGAAGCTTCGGTGCAGAGCTCATCTGAAACCAGAACCATATATGCTGTTGATTCTCTTACCAAGCTTCTTCGGGGGGAGGGCGTAGTTCCCCGATGAAGGTTTTGAAGGAAGCCATTCTCTTAAATGTTccatgttacatggatccttcattttggctcaagtaccAGTGTCGATGTGTCCTACACCCGtatccttttggacactcggatcctctaattgttaagatacttacggaaaaggaatatcaaattagctagaaaagcaaTAGTTCGAATATTTCACATAGACATGAAATagggaaatagcaaaaatataattttcttaaccctttctt
This genomic window contains:
- the LOC131332252 gene encoding uncharacterized protein LOC131332252 isoform X4, which translates into the protein MNLKLHSGALSSSRVRHEFPANRTLLVSAKIKEPEAILRRRLALRKADRELSRGNYKTALTLVKQLQGKPGGLRGFGAAKQVPRRISSLNQLKPGGIDTSSPQYLVDSILDSIKRSTEFQLSEEVSASELESLTHESVIEDHLMCTQVDTGGILQMNLSRQKPSDGIYKGKISSTTLNRFSCVILGGLVAEHLVFGYSQGLHGDVEKLNRVLRWMGFEESEIDSHLKWAVMNTLLILVRHQEARSRLAETMALGKSVGSCIDVIENNLNDI
- the LOC131332252 gene encoding uncharacterized protein LOC131332252 isoform X1 gives rise to the protein MNLKLHSGALSSSRVRHEFPANRTLLVSAKIKEPEAILRRRLALRKADRELSRGNYKTALTLVKQLQGKPGGLRGFGAAKQVPRRISSLNQLKPGGIDTSSPQYLVDSILDSIKRSTEFQLSEEVSASELESLTHESVIEDHLMCTQHEAGHFVVGYLLGALPKRYVVSKMEALMQNEFVGGGVEFMGFEFLREYFHSMQVDTGGILQMNLSRQKPSDGIYKGKISSTTLNRFSCVILGGLVAEHLVFGYSQGLHGDVEKLNRVLRWMGFEESEIDSHLKWAVMNTLLILVRHQEARSRLAETMALGKSVGSCIDVIENNLNDI
- the LOC131332252 gene encoding uncharacterized protein LOC131332252 isoform X2, whose translation is MNLKLHSGALSSSRVRHEFPANRTLLVSAKIKEPEAILRRRLALRKADRELSRGNYKTALTLVKQLQGKPGGLRGFGAAKQVPRRISSLNQLKPGGIDTSSPQYLVDSILDSIKRSTEFQLSEEVSASELESLTHESVIEDHLMCTQHEAGHFVVGYLLGALPKRYVVSKMEALMQNEFVGGGVEFMGFEFLREVDTGGILQMNLSRQKPSDGIYKGKISSTTLNRFSCVILGGLVAEHLVFGYSQGLHGDVEKLNRVLRWMGFEESEIDSHLKWAVMNTLLILVRHQEARSRLAETMALGKSVGSCIDVIENNLNDI
- the LOC131332252 gene encoding uncharacterized protein LOC131332252 isoform X3, translating into MNLKLHSGALSSSRVRHEFPANRTLLVSAKIKEPEAILRRRLALRKADRELSRGNYKTALTLVKQLQGKPGGLRGFGAAKQVSASELESLTHESVIEDHLMCTQHEAGHFVVGYLLGALPKRYVVSKMEALMQNEFVGGGVEFMGFEFLREYFHSMQVDTGGILQMNLSRQKPSDGIYKGKISSTTLNRFSCVILGGLVAEHLVFGYSQGLHGDVEKLNRVLRWMGFEESEIDSHLKWAVMNTLLILVRHQEARSRLAETMALGKSVGSCIDVIENNLNDI
- the LOC131332252 gene encoding uncharacterized protein LOC131332252 isoform X6 produces the protein MNLKLHSGALSSSRVRHEFPANRTLLVSAKIKEPEAILRRRLALRKADRELSRGNYKTALTLVKQLQGKPGGLRGFGAAKQVPRRISSLNQLKPGGIDTSSPQYLVDSILDSIKRSTEFQLSEEVSASELESLTHESVIEDHLMCTQHEAGHFVVGYLLGALPKRYVVSKMEALMQNEFVGGGVEFMGFEFLREVDTGGILQMNLSRQKPSDGIYKGKISSTVSILFLSHHMFDFEQVFMRNIRRLSGRTPGIRILPRTSW
- the LOC131332252 gene encoding uncharacterized protein LOC131332252 isoform X5, with the translated sequence MNLKLHSGALSSSRVRHEFPANRTLLVSAKIKEPEAILRRRLALRKADRELSRGNYKTALTLVKQLQGKPGGLRGFGAAKQVPRRISSLNQLKPGGIDTSSPQYLVDSILDSIKRSTEFQLSEEVSASELESLTHESVIEDHLMCTQHEAGHFVVGYLLGALPKRYVVSKMEALMQNEFVGGGVEFMGFEFLREYFHSMQVDTGGILQMNLSRQKPSDGIYKGKISSTVSILFLSHHMFDFEQVFMRNIRRLSGRTPGIRILPRTSW